From the genome of Ignavibacteriales bacterium, one region includes:
- a CDS encoding radical SAM protein, translating into MLDRFNRKINYLRISVTDRCNLRCVYCMPEEGIKLIDHGSILSFEEITEFTKVAVQMGITKVRITGGEPLARRGTVNLINMLADINGIEDLSMTTNAILFPKCAHELKEAGLMRVNISLDSINPEKYKLITRGGDIQNVFDGIAAAINAGLSPIKINCVIKKSIDEPDAVAVKKYCDENGLIARFIYEMDIEKGEFGIVHGGSGGDCVNCNRLRLTSDGFLKPCLFSDISVNIRKTDYSKAVQFALEQKPECGLSSTSNKFYNIGG; encoded by the coding sequence ATGTTAGACAGATTTAACAGAAAAATAAATTACTTGCGAATAAGTGTTACCGACCGTTGCAATCTTCGATGTGTTTACTGCATGCCTGAAGAAGGAATCAAATTGATTGATCACGGTTCAATTCTTTCTTTTGAAGAGATAACTGAATTCACCAAGGTCGCAGTGCAAATGGGAATTACGAAAGTCCGAATTACTGGCGGGGAACCGCTTGCAAGAAGAGGAACAGTAAATCTTATCAATATGCTCGCCGATATAAATGGAATTGAAGATCTTTCAATGACCACTAACGCAATTCTTTTTCCAAAGTGTGCGCATGAATTAAAAGAAGCTGGATTGATGAGGGTGAATATCAGTCTCGATAGTATTAATCCGGAAAAATATAAATTGATTACGAGAGGCGGCGATATTCAAAATGTGTTTGATGGAATTGCCGCCGCAATTAATGCGGGACTTTCTCCAATCAAAATAAATTGTGTTATCAAAAAATCAATTGATGAGCCGGATGCGGTGGCGGTAAAAAAATATTGTGATGAAAACGGTTTAATTGCGAGATTCATTTATGAAATGGATATTGAGAAGGGTGAATTTGGAATTGTTCATGGCGGCAGCGGTGGAGATTGTGTAAACTGCAACCGTCTGCGTTTAACGAGCGACGGCTTTTTAAAACCATGTTTGTTCAGCGACATCTCTGTAAACATTCGAAAAACAGACTATTCTAAAGCCGTTCAATTTGCTTTGGAACAAAAACCGGAATGCGGACTCAGCAGCACTTCCAACAAGTTTTATAATATCGGAGGATGA
- the moaC gene encoding cyclic pyranopterin monophosphate synthase MoaC, with amino-acid sequence MKKLSHVDSKGRADMVDITAKKIQFRSASAEGFIRLQPETITLIKKNKMMKGDVLTVAEIAGIQAGKKTSELIPLCHPLQITKLDVKCEIVEKGVRVKSFAKCVGQTGIEMEALTAVSTALLTVYDMCKAVDKKMKIEKIRLIEKIKNDEEI; translated from the coding sequence ATGAAAAAACTATCCCATGTTGATTCTAAAGGACGCGCCGATATGGTTGATATAACAGCAAAGAAAATTCAATTCAGAAGTGCAAGCGCGGAAGGTTTTATTCGTCTTCAGCCTGAAACAATCACGCTCATCAAAAAAAATAAAATGATGAAGGGAGATGTGCTGACCGTTGCGGAAATTGCGGGAATACAGGCAGGGAAAAAAACATCAGAACTGATTCCTCTATGTCATCCATTGCAAATTACAAAGCTCGATGTGAAATGCGAAATAGTTGAGAAGGGTGTACGAGTAAAAAGTTTTGCAAAATGCGTAGGTCAAACCGGAATTGAGATGGAAGCACTCACTGCGGTTTCTACGGCACTGTTAACAGTTTATGATATGTGCAAAGCGGTTGATAAGAAGATGAAGATTGAAAAAATCAGATTGATTGAAAAAATAAAAAATGACGAAGAGATTTAA
- the pruA gene encoding L-glutamate gamma-semialdehyde dehydrogenase encodes MANAIFNLTLPDNEEVKSYAPGSPERELLKAKLAEMENQQIDIPLIIGGKEIRTGNTGNIVAPHNHKKILGKYHKAGEKEIRMAIDSAMEAYKIWSVMEWQDRVAIFSRAADMITLTDWRYTLNAASMLGQSKNVHQAEIDAACETADFFRFNIYYANKIYQEQPPHSPHGMWNRMEYRPLEGFVLAIAPFNFTTFNANLPGAPAIMGNVSILKPAATSVYSAYYIVKLLEAAGLPPGVINFLPGPGSTIGDIIFNDKNFAGLHFTGSTPVFQQMWKTISNNLPKYKSYPRIVGETGGKDFVFAHKSTDVRLLGVSLIQGAFEYQGQKCSAASRAYIPKSIWPEVKEYLVSELKKLKTGDVTDFSNYNNAVIDQAAFDTITGYIKYAKESKEAEIIVGGKFNDKIGYYINPTVIVTTNPKFKTMEEEIFGPVLTVFVYEDNKYEETLHLCDETSPYALTGAIFAQDRLAIITADRILKHAAGNFYINDKPTGAVVGQQPFGGARGSGTNDKAGSFLNLVRWVSPRTIKENFVARKDFRYPFMLEK; translated from the coding sequence ATGGCAAACGCAATATTCAATTTAACCTTACCCGATAATGAAGAAGTAAAATCTTACGCGCCGGGTTCACCCGAAAGAGAATTGCTTAAAGCAAAACTCGCCGAAATGGAAAATCAGCAGATTGATATTCCTCTTATAATCGGCGGCAAAGAGATTAGAACAGGCAATACAGGAAATATTGTAGCGCCTCATAATCATAAAAAAATTCTCGGCAAATATCATAAAGCGGGTGAAAAAGAAATCCGCATGGCAATTGATTCCGCAATGGAAGCATATAAAATTTGGTCCGTTATGGAATGGCAGGATAGAGTCGCAATTTTTTCCAGAGCCGCCGATATGATAACTCTAACCGATTGGCGTTACACACTTAACGCGGCAAGTATGCTTGGTCAAAGTAAAAATGTTCATCAGGCGGAGATTGACGCTGCATGCGAGACAGCTGACTTTTTCCGTTTCAATATTTATTACGCAAATAAAATTTATCAGGAACAACCACCACATTCCCCTCATGGAATGTGGAATAGAATGGAATACAGACCGCTTGAAGGATTTGTATTAGCAATTGCCCCGTTCAACTTTACAACTTTCAACGCGAATCTTCCGGGCGCTCCGGCAATTATGGGAAATGTCTCGATCTTGAAACCGGCAGCTACAAGTGTCTATTCCGCATATTATATTGTTAAATTACTTGAAGCAGCAGGATTACCTCCAGGCGTAATTAATTTTCTTCCAGGTCCCGGTTCTACAATCGGCGATATTATATTCAACGATAAAAATTTTGCCGGACTCCATTTTACAGGAAGCACTCCGGTATTTCAGCAGATGTGGAAAACAATTTCAAATAATCTTCCCAAGTATAAAAGTTATCCAAGAATTGTAGGAGAAACCGGGGGAAAAGATTTTGTCTTCGCTCATAAGAGTACCGATGTAAGATTACTTGGTGTATCTTTAATACAAGGCGCGTTTGAATATCAAGGTCAGAAATGTTCCGCGGCTTCGCGAGCTTATATTCCAAAATCGATTTGGCCGGAAGTAAAAGAATATCTTGTAAGTGAATTGAAAAAATTGAAAACTGGCGATGTAACTGATTTTTCAAATTATAATAACGCGGTGATTGATCAAGCGGCATTTGATACAATCACAGGTTACATCAAATACGCAAAGGAATCGAAAGAAGCGGAAATAATCGTCGGTGGAAAGTTTAACGATAAGATTGGTTACTATATTAATCCAACGGTTATTGTTACAACCAATCCAAAATTTAAAACGATGGAAGAAGAAATTTTTGGTCCGGTGCTAACTGTTTTTGTTTATGAAGACAACAAATACGAGGAGACTCTTCATCTGTGCGATGAGACTTCTCCCTACGCGTTAACGGGCGCAATATTCGCTCAGGACAGACTCGCAATTATTACCGCAGATAGAATATTAAAACATGCGGCGGGTAATTTCTATATAAATGATAAACCAACAGGTGCGGTAGTTGGACAGCAGCCGTTTGGCGGCGCACGCGGCAGCGGAACGAATGATAAAGCTGGAAGTTTTTTGAATTTAGTCCGTTGGGTATCGCCGAGAACTATTAAAGAAAATTTTGTGGCGAGAAAAGATTTCCGTTATCCGTTCATGCTTGAAAAATAA
- a CDS encoding cupin domain-containing protein — MADLNTEEYKSKIVTNVYHITSESNVALHKHPKHDEIFYCVKGTGFGVLEDKEVELIVGRDFLVHAGMMHSLKTSSDLFVASFLIPKIEQ; from the coding sequence ATGGCTGATCTTAATACGGAAGAATATAAAAGTAAAATTGTAACAAACGTGTATCATATTACAAGTGAAAGTAATGTTGCTTTGCATAAACATCCGAAACATGATGAAATATTTTATTGTGTTAAAGGGACAGGATTCGGAGTTCTGGAGGATAAAGAAGTCGAGTTAATTGTCGGGAGAGATTTCCTTGTTCACGCCGGAATGATGCATTCTCTCAAAACATCATCTGATTTGTTTGTTGCTTCATTTCTCATCCCAAAAATTGAACAATGA
- a CDS encoding ABC transporter permease, whose amino-acid sequence MEKYFQNKSLLNLVFAFLGGVLLLFIIAPLAGMYLNTSLGSLNEAVGSEEVRNSIWLSLWTSMAGTILFSFLAVPLAYLLARKNFPLKGIVNGIIDLPIIIPHSAAGIAVLGIITRDSFLGKAGELFGIKFIGNPAGIILAMAFVSIPFLINAARDGFAAVPERLEKIALTLGASPIRVFFTISLPLAWRSVLSGFILMWARGMSEFGAVIIVAYNPQTAPVLIFERFTSYGLKYSVPVAVVFVTVCLLIFITLRLIKKKN is encoded by the coding sequence ATGGAAAAATATTTTCAAAATAAATCGCTTCTTAATTTGGTTTTTGCATTTCTCGGCGGTGTGTTATTACTTTTTATTATTGCCCCGTTGGCGGGTATGTATCTAAACACTTCTCTTGGATCACTGAATGAAGCTGTTGGAAGTGAAGAAGTGCGAAACAGTATCTGGTTGAGTTTATGGACTTCGATGGCCGGGACAATTTTGTTTTCATTTCTTGCCGTTCCTCTGGCATATCTTCTTGCAAGAAAAAATTTTCCTCTTAAAGGTATTGTAAATGGAATAATTGATCTCCCGATAATCATTCCTCATTCGGCAGCTGGTATTGCTGTGTTGGGAATTATAACAAGAGATAGTTTTCTTGGAAAAGCCGGGGAATTATTTGGAATTAAATTTATCGGTAACCCAGCGGGAATAATTTTAGCAATGGCATTTGTAAGCATTCCATTTTTGATTAATGCAGCACGCGACGGTTTTGCAGCTGTTCCGGAACGTCTCGAAAAAATCGCATTAACCTTGGGCGCTTCACCAATAAGAGTTTTTTTTACGATCTCTCTTCCACTTGCATGGCGTTCAGTTTTATCCGGATTTATTCTAATGTGGGCACGGGGTATGAGTGAGTTTGGAGCGGTAATAATAGTTGCGTACAATCCTCAAACCGCACCGGTTCTAATATTTGAAAGATTCACTTCATATGGATTAAAATATTCCGTCCCGGTCGCGGTTGTATTCGTTACGGTTTGTTTACTAATTTTTATTACACTCAGATTGATAAAGAAGAAAAATTAA
- a CDS encoding ABC transporter ATP-binding protein, whose protein sequence is MLVVENISLKAGNFELKNVNFRVNKGDYFVILGISGVGKSLLLESIAGLTKISSGEIFLRGQKISAEKIQKRNISIVYQDADLFPHLTVFENIAYPLRSRKEKNIKEKVLTSAEQTGVDDKLERFPETLSGGEYQRVALARSLASGNDLFLLDEPLSALDPKSKNELRVLLRKLNRDGITIIHVTHDYEEAVSLASKIGIMEKGEIVHVASPEEIFKHPKSEFVAQFIGIKNFLRGDLKTIEQSDLKEFLTNGIKIFSLTDTADGDAFLLIKPEEINISNSVERGSARNHFKGKITDIARAKIGIEVTIDIGCELISLISSEAMNSLELKIGKEVWINFKASACKIYN, encoded by the coding sequence ATGCTCGTTGTTGAAAACATATCATTAAAAGCCGGCAATTTTGAATTGAAGAATGTCAATTTCAGAGTTAACAAAGGAGATTACTTTGTCATTCTTGGAATTTCAGGTGTCGGGAAAAGTCTGCTTCTTGAATCGATTGCTGGATTAACAAAAATAAGTTCCGGTGAAATATTTTTACGCGGTCAAAAAATATCTGCTGAAAAAATTCAGAAGAGAAACATAAGTATTGTTTATCAGGACGCCGATCTATTCCCTCATCTAACGGTTTTTGAAAATATAGCTTATCCGCTCCGCAGCAGAAAAGAAAAAAATATTAAAGAAAAAGTTCTAACTTCTGCCGAACAAACCGGTGTAGATGATAAGCTTGAACGTTTTCCGGAAACCCTTTCCGGCGGCGAATATCAACGTGTTGCGCTTGCAAGAAGTCTAGCTTCAGGAAATGATCTTTTCCTTCTGGATGAACCTTTATCTGCGCTCGACCCAAAGTCTAAAAATGAATTGCGTGTATTGTTGAGGAAATTAAACCGGGATGGAATTACTATTATTCATGTAACGCACGACTATGAAGAAGCCGTTTCTCTTGCCAGTAAAATCGGTATAATGGAAAAAGGGGAAATAGTTCATGTGGCATCACCGGAAGAAATATTTAAACATCCGAAATCGGAATTTGTAGCTCAGTTTATCGGAATAAAGAATTTTCTTCGTGGAGATCTAAAAACAATTGAGCAAAGTGATTTAAAAGAATTTTTAACAAACGGAATTAAAATATTTTCTTTAACCGATACCGCCGATGGAGATGCGTTCTTGCTTATCAAGCCGGAAGAAATTAACATTTCCAATTCTGTAGAGAGGGGAAGCGCGCGTAATCATTTCAAAGGTAAAATTACCGATATTGCACGTGCAAAAATTGGAATTGAAGTCACAATTGATATCGGTTGCGAATTAATCTCGCTAATCTCATCGGAAGCAATGAACTCGCTTGAACTGAAAATAGGTAAAGAAGTCTGGATAAATTTTAAAGCATCCGCATGTAAAATTTATAACTAA
- a CDS encoding dihydrodipicolinate synthase family protein produces MKILKGIMPPIATPFVNDEVAYDKLARNFSKWNKTGLSGYVVMGSNGESVFLQRDEKLKLVEAVKKNISEEKLLIAGTGSDSIRETVSLTNDAAERGADYALILTPSFYKSEMKPAAYIKYFNAVADKTKIPVIIYNVPKFTGVDIEAETVAKLAEHKNIAGIKNSAENLRQTAELVAQTPDNFATITGTGSVLYTSLTVGAVGGILALANIAPDECVQIQKLVEEGKHTEALELQKRMLPVNKAITAKYGVAGLKAAMDMLGYFGGEPRSPLSKLNDADKELLKQILVNAELLK; encoded by the coding sequence ATGAAAATATTAAAAGGCATCATGCCTCCTATAGCAACTCCATTCGTTAATGATGAAGTCGCTTATGATAAACTGGCGCGAAATTTTTCAAAATGGAACAAAACCGGATTGAGCGGATATGTTGTAATGGGTTCCAACGGTGAAAGTGTTTTTCTTCAACGTGATGAAAAGCTGAAACTTGTTGAAGCAGTTAAGAAAAATATTTCTGAAGAGAAACTGCTCATTGCCGGAACAGGCTCTGATTCAATAAGAGAGACTGTTTCTTTAACCAATGATGCGGCTGAACGCGGCGCGGACTATGCTTTAATACTTACGCCGTCATTTTACAAATCAGAAATGAAACCCGCAGCGTACATAAAATATTTTAACGCGGTTGCCGATAAAACAAAAATACCGGTAATCATTTACAACGTTCCAAAATTTACCGGAGTTGACATTGAAGCCGAGACAGTTGCAAAACTTGCCGAGCATAAAAATATTGCTGGAATAAAAAACAGCGCTGAAAATTTACGTCAGACGGCAGAGCTTGTAGCACAAACTCCCGATAATTTTGCGACTATAACCGGAACAGGATCCGTACTTTATACAAGTTTAACAGTCGGAGCTGTCGGCGGTATTCTCGCCCTTGCAAACATTGCGCCGGATGAATGTGTGCAAATTCAAAAATTAGTTGAAGAAGGAAAGCATACGGAAGCTCTTGAACTGCAGAAAAGAATGCTGCCGGTTAATAAAGCAATTACTGCAAAGTACGGTGTTGCCGGATTGAAAGCGGCAATGGATATGCTCGGCTATTTTGGCGGCGAACCGCGCTCACCGCTTTCTAAATTGAATGATGCTGATAAAGAACTACTCAAACAAATTTTGGTTAATGCTGAATTATTGAAATAA
- a CDS encoding alanine--glyoxylate aminotransferase family protein: MSHKSFSPYHRILMGPGPSNVNPKVLDALSRATLGHLDPQFIELMDEIKSLLQYTFKTGNDATFVISGPGSLGMEACLVNLIEPGDKVVVCTGGYFANRMIQIVEKIGGQPVIVKETWGRATEPQKLEDALNANADAKIVAFVHAETSTGALSNIKQLSEIAHKHNCLVVADVVTSLGATDVFVDDWKLDAVYSCSQKGLACVAGMSPVSFSEEALHHIKNRKTPIQSWFNDLNLLMGYWSGGPKRMYHHTAPSNHFYGLHEALLILKDEGMENAWRRHKENSAKLISRLKVELDLEPIVPSGERIPHLLAIKVPGGIDEARVRVDLLTKHNLEIGAGLGELAGKIWRIGLMGYNSNEKMIEYFISAMKKVLA, encoded by the coding sequence ATGTCTCACAAATCATTTAGTCCTTATCATAGAATTTTAATGGGACCCGGTCCATCGAATGTCAATCCGAAAGTTTTGGATGCGTTGTCCCGCGCAACGCTCGGTCATCTCGATCCGCAATTCATTGAATTGATGGATGAAATAAAATCACTTCTTCAATACACATTTAAAACCGGGAATGACGCTACATTTGTAATTTCCGGTCCCGGCTCGCTTGGAATGGAAGCCTGTCTTGTAAATTTGATTGAACCCGGCGATAAAGTAGTTGTCTGCACCGGAGGATATTTTGCGAACAGAATGATCCAGATTGTTGAGAAGATCGGTGGACAACCTGTAATTGTAAAAGAAACATGGGGACGCGCTACCGAACCTCAGAAACTTGAAGACGCTCTGAATGCCAATGCCGATGCTAAAATTGTAGCCTTTGTTCATGCGGAAACATCAACGGGAGCGCTGTCTAATATCAAGCAACTTTCTGAAATCGCACACAAACATAATTGTCTTGTTGTAGCGGACGTTGTTACATCTCTCGGTGCAACGGATGTTTTTGTTGATGACTGGAAACTCGACGCGGTTTATTCATGTTCTCAAAAAGGTTTGGCGTGCGTTGCGGGAATGTCGCCTGTAAGTTTCAGCGAAGAAGCTCTTCATCATATTAAGAACAGAAAAACTCCGATTCAAAGCTGGTTTAATGATTTGAATTTGTTGATGGGTTATTGGAGCGGCGGACCAAAACGAATGTATCACCACACAGCGCCGAGCAATCATTTTTACGGATTACATGAAGCACTTTTAATTCTTAAAGATGAAGGAATGGAAAACGCGTGGCGAAGGCATAAAGAGAACAGTGCTAAATTAATTTCGAGATTGAAAGTAGAACTTGATTTAGAGCCGATCGTTCCGAGCGGCGAGAGAATCCCTCATCTGCTTGCGATAAAAGTTCCGGGTGGAATTGATGAAGCTAGGGTTAGAGTTGATCTTCTAACAAAACATAATTTAGAAATTGGCGCCGGACTCGGCGAGCTTGCCGGAAAAATTTGGCGAATCGGATTGATGGGCTATAATTCCAACGAGAAAATGATTGAATACTTTATTAGCGCAATGAAAAAGGTGCTCGCATAA
- a CDS encoding VOC family protein, with the protein MQIKFISLMVNDQNEALKFYTNVLGFTKMADIPMGEYRWLTVVSPDGIEGGELVLEPAAFPPAQVYQKALFDAGIPATAFISNDINAEYDRLKKLGVVFRGEPVLMGQVTVVLFEDTCGNLINLVQPTV; encoded by the coding sequence ATGCAAATTAAATTTATTAGTCTAATGGTAAACGACCAGAACGAAGCACTTAAGTTCTATACAAACGTACTGGGCTTTACAAAGATGGCGGATATACCGATGGGAGAATACCGCTGGCTTACGGTTGTTTCGCCGGATGGTATCGAAGGAGGGGAGTTAGTTCTAGAACCAGCGGCGTTTCCGCCGGCGCAAGTATATCAGAAAGCTCTGTTCGATGCCGGAATACCTGCCACCGCGTTTATCTCTAATGATATCAATGCCGAATATGATCGGTTAAAAAAGCTTGGTGTTGTTTTCCGAGGAGAGCCGGTGCTAATGGGACAAGTTACGGTGGTATTGTTTGAAGATACATGCGGCAATCTTATTAACCTGGTTCAGCCGACTGTATGA
- a CDS encoding molybdopterin molybdotransferase MoeA, with translation MIPLEEAIEIIRQNKYLLGTEKVDFKESINRILREDVISDLDMPPFDKSAMDGYACRRADLHNELNVVEIIQAGYQPQKKIGKNECAKIMTGAMMPDGSDCVIIIEEVEELSENKIKFKSEKTSNNICVIGEDVLLGQKLVSVGTRITAKEIASLALCGHVNPLVSKKPKIGIIATGDEIVEPYLFPKKSQIRNTNSYQLMAQCLQFGCEPKYYGIAIDTEDEISKAIIKAKDENDLIIITGGVSMGDFDLVPAVLVKNGFKILFDQVSIQPGKPTVFGRDGNRFVFGMPGNPVSSFVCFEIFVKEFLAGMMGLNDHTRIFKMQLAKEIKRKKNKRLAWIPVKINPEGKIEPVEYHGSAHINALAFADGITSIPVGVNELKEGSVVDVRQI, from the coding sequence ATGATTCCGCTCGAAGAAGCAATAGAGATCATAAGACAAAATAAATATCTGCTCGGTACAGAAAAAGTTGATTTCAAAGAAAGTATAAACCGGATTTTGCGTGAAGACGTCATTTCCGATCTTGACATGCCGCCTTTCGATAAATCGGCAATGGATGGTTACGCGTGCCGGAGAGCAGATCTTCATAATGAACTTAATGTGGTTGAGATAATTCAGGCCGGATATCAACCGCAAAAGAAGATCGGGAAAAATGAATGCGCAAAAATTATGACGGGCGCAATGATGCCGGATGGCTCCGATTGTGTAATAATCATCGAAGAAGTTGAAGAACTTTCCGAAAATAAAATAAAATTTAAAAGCGAAAAAACTTCTAATAATATTTGTGTGATTGGTGAAGATGTTTTGCTCGGACAGAAATTAGTTTCAGTAGGAACGCGAATTACAGCAAAAGAAATAGCATCGCTTGCACTATGCGGGCACGTTAATCCATTGGTCAGCAAAAAACCGAAGATCGGTATAATTGCAACCGGAGACGAAATTGTTGAACCGTATTTATTTCCTAAAAAATCGCAGATTAGAAATACAAACTCGTATCAGCTTATGGCTCAATGCCTTCAGTTCGGCTGCGAACCAAAATATTATGGAATAGCAATCGATACGGAAGACGAGATAAGTAAAGCCATCATTAAAGCTAAAGATGAAAACGATCTTATAATTATAACCGGCGGAGTTTCAATGGGAGATTTCGATTTGGTTCCCGCTGTTCTAGTTAAAAATGGTTTTAAAATTCTTTTCGATCAGGTTTCAATTCAACCGGGAAAGCCAACGGTATTCGGCAGAGATGGAAATAGATTTGTTTTCGGAATGCCGGGCAATCCGGTTTCTTCATTCGTCTGTTTCGAAATTTTTGTTAAGGAATTTCTTGCCGGAATGATGGGTTTGAATGATCATACAAGAATATTCAAGATGCAATTGGCAAAAGAGATAAAGCGGAAAAAAAATAAACGCCTCGCATGGATTCCGGTAAAAATAAATCCGGAAGGGAAAATAGAACCAGTTGAATATCATGGCTCGGCTCATATTAATGCTCTGGCGTTTGCAGATGGAATTACTTCTATACCAGTTGGAGTCAATGAGTTAAAGGAAGGCAGTGTTGTTGATGTTAGACAGATTTAA
- a CDS encoding molybdopterin-binding protein translates to MNDTTNIHVVSLNISEEKGTIKTPREKVEVNERGIVGDAHSGKWHRQVSMLAQEDIEKFSLLDADKREFQPGEFAENITTRGIDFKKTGILDRFKIGEVELELTQIGKMCHGDGCAIFVEVGKCVMPKSGIFTRVVKGGIIYKGDPIEYRLRPLKIKIITLSDRASAGDYEDKSGPKIKELLEEYFQDKRWHTEFYYSLIPDDEKKLRDELQKSIDDNIDIIFTTGGTGIGPRDITPDVVEKFVDKLVPGIMDQIRLKYFDKLPSAILSRSLFGVKNQTLIFSLPGSVKAVEDYLSEITKILEHSILMLHGLGH, encoded by the coding sequence ATGAACGACACAACAAATATACACGTAGTCTCTCTAAACATCTCCGAAGAAAAAGGTACAATTAAAACTCCAAGAGAAAAAGTTGAAGTTAATGAAAGAGGAATTGTCGGAGATGCTCATTCAGGCAAATGGCACCGACAAGTAAGCATGCTTGCACAAGAAGACATTGAAAAATTTTCCTTATTAGATGCTGATAAAAGAGAATTCCAGCCGGGTGAATTTGCTGAGAATATTACAACCCGCGGAATTGATTTCAAAAAAACCGGCATTCTGGACCGGTTCAAAATCGGTGAAGTTGAATTGGAATTAACTCAGATCGGGAAAATGTGTCACGGTGACGGCTGTGCGATTTTTGTCGAAGTCGGAAAATGTGTAATGCCGAAATCGGGAATATTCACCCGTGTTGTAAAGGGCGGAATAATTTATAAAGGTGATCCGATTGAATATCGACTGCGACCGTTGAAAATAAAAATTATTACTCTCAGCGATAGAGCGAGTGCCGGCGATTACGAAGATAAGAGCGGACCTAAAATAAAAGAGTTGTTAGAAGAATATTTTCAAGATAAACGCTGGCATACGGAATTTTACTATTCATTAATTCCCGATGACGAAAAAAAATTGAGAGACGAATTACAAAAGTCCATAGATGATAATATTGATATAATTTTTACAACCGGCGGTACCGGCATCGGACCGCGCGACATTACGCCCGATGTTGTAGAAAAATTTGTCGATAAACTTGTGCCGGGAATTATGGATCAGATTCGGTTGAAGTATTTTGATAAACTGCCTTCGGCAATTTTGAGCAGATCATTATTCGGCGTGAAAAATCAGACTCTCATTTTTTCTCTTCCCGGGAGCGTTAAAGCTGTTGAGGATTATTTAAGCGAGATTACAAAAATTCTGGAACACTCGATTTTAATGCTGCACGGGTTAGGTCATTGA